Genomic DNA from Helicoverpa armigera isolate CAAS_96S chromosome 10, ASM3070526v1, whole genome shotgun sequence:
CAATGGACACTAAAAAGTATGCGTCTTTTAAGTCTAATGTTGCCATATAACAGTCTTGGTCAAGTAATTTAAGGGCTGTGCGATAGTCTTCCATTTTAAAATGGTTggtaattatgaatttattcaGTTCCTTTAAATTCAAGATAAAGCTATGTTTTCCGTTAGCCTTAGGAATGGTAAAAATAGgtgaaacaaattgtttttcacATGGGGTGCAGCGAGAAATAAAACCTGCTTCTAACATTTCAGAAATACACTCATCAATAACCTTCGTTTCTATTAGCGTGTAGGGTTTTGGTTTTGGAATATTTGTCTGATATGGATCACAACGGAATGGAATCCTGTACCCCTTAATCCAAGACAGGATAGTTTTGTCGTTTGTGATGCGAAGCCATTCGTGATAAAAGTACCGGAGTCTACCGGCTGTGggtatattattaattacctgTGATGGAGTTGTTAACTTCGTCGAGATTGCGGGTAATTGTTCCGCGGCCGTGTCTTCCTCGTCGTCGGTACACGACGCTGGTCTCGTGGCGCCGACGGCGGTGGTGGCTGGCGCCGATTTTGGCTGGGGTACACTCGCGGTTCGGCGGCTGGTGCACGCAGTGCCCCCCAAGCGTTTAAAGATCCAGGGTAACGAGATGTGGATGTGCTGGGTTGCCCGCGCTGTGGCTGATTAGACTTGGCTGTGTTTGAGCTGAATCTAAGCTCTGAGGCAGACATTGATATGGCCTTGGATGATTTTAGATATTCAGACAAGTTAGCACCGAACAAATAATcatctatttttgtattttttattatttctcgtTTTTGCTTGCTTAAGGAATTCACGATAGCAAATCTTCTAGAAAGAGATTCCCTATGATGTGTATCGCATAGCAGGCGCCCAGCATCGCTcagtatttttatgatttctTGAGGGACGTTGTCTTTTTGTGACAAGACTAAATTAAGTGCTTTGCCAATTGCTGAAATACAGCTGgacatttgattttgtttttgttcgctGTACGAATctcttttgatattattatccGAGAGTGCTGATTTTATTTCCGGATTCAATAAAGGTGCTTTCATATTGGTGCAATTTTCAGCAGGCAGGTATTGTTTTAGAATATCGAGTTTCTCCTCCTTAGAAAGTCCATTAGTTAAGATGTGCTTCCACCTCGTAGCGATATCTTTATGTAAATGATCtccaaaagatttattttgtgtaggatCTGAGCCTAATAGTTGCAAAATATCTGGGTCCAGGTCCTCGCTTTCGTCTACTACTCCGTCGGTTTCTGTCTGCATCTCAACACTTGGGATCTCATCTGCAattatgcaaaaatatattttacgtatGAGATTTTGTCATACCCAATACATATCCACACACGATAAACGTCGGGATAGCAATGTTAGCGTAAAACGCGCTGGATAACTATGTAGTTATCTGGCATCCACACACGATATACGTCGGGATAGCTCAACAGCAATGGGTACCCACACATGATATACATGAGGGCCCATATAGTCAGTTGTGATTAATAGGTACACAGTAGTTTCTACATTCTCACATCTTATAAATGGCGGTAgatgaaaataactttttacttaACTCACAATTTTTTCAAACAATGTTCTAAATAACAGGGGAAATACGTTTAAGTACTCACCTCGAGGTTCGAGATCGCTAACAATATCCAGATGTGAAGACTGCGCAGGTGATAACGGCGGTTCATCATCGGACG
This window encodes:
- the LOC110377619 gene encoding uncharacterized protein LOC110377619, with protein sequence MGKRKRSDKDNNDTVEKLYKKVKKLVKSRRRISSSTSDDEPPLSPAQSSHLDIVSDLEPRDEIPSVEMQTETDGVVDESEDLDPDILQLLGSDPTQNKSFGDHLHKDIATRWKHILTNGLSKEEKLDILKQYLPAENCTNMKAPLLNPEIKSALSDNNIKRDSYSEQKQNQMSSCISAIGKALNLVLSQKDNVPQEIIKILSDAGRLLCDTHHRESLSRRFAIVNSLSKQKREIIKNTKIDDYLFGANLSEYLKSSKAISMSASELRFSSNTAKSNQPQRGQPSTSTSRYPGSLNAWGALRAPAAEPRVYPSQNRRQPPPPSAPRDQRRVPTTRKTRPRNNYPQSRRS